The following proteins are co-located in the Haemorhous mexicanus isolate bHaeMex1 chromosome 30, bHaeMex1.pri, whole genome shotgun sequence genome:
- the SEMA4C gene encoding semaphorin-4C isoform X2 — protein sequence MGGPESPPPPLGAVGAAGTPPHGTPRCPHRRPGAMAVVTVLLALVTAARGAAGTPGASWSAVPRRTVPYEELQDTAKRFSQGGVSHYLTLMLDEAEALLYVGAREAVFALATGTVELKAAISWEAPVEKKAECVQKGKNNQTDCFNYVRFLQSYNSSHLYACGTYAFQPKCTYIELSGFTLDPVAFEDGKGKCPYDPTKGHTGLIVDGELYSATFNNFLGTEPVILRNLGPHYSMKTEYLTSWLNEPHFVASAFVPESAGSGSGDDDKVYFFFSERAVEYDCYAEQVVARVARVCKGDVGGARTLQKKWTSFLKARLVCSAPEQQLHFNRLQAVFTLPGARWQDTAFFGVFQARWGDVDVSAICRYPILEVKKAFEGPYKEYREQAQKWGRYSGEVPTPRPGACITDWHRQNGFASSLELPDNTLNFAKKHPLMDEPVPPQRGRPLLLKRDANFTQLVVDRVAGLDGATYEVLFIGTGDGWVHKALDLGTRIHLVEELQVFEPAQPVESLVLAGTKKLLFAGSRLQVAQLPLAECGRYQSCTDCVLARDPYCAWSRNGSACVRTDGHNGSHLVQDVLSSDTGACSMPQVAKQGPLTPKNVTVVAGTDLVLTCRLASNLARALWTFEGRALAAQQVLVLGEARLRALVVPGAGAQHSGTYRCLAEEQGARLPAQEYRVAVLAGPGAPLETRAPLESLGVVWVLAVCLGALCLLLLLAVLSLWRRLRHELGKGAKAIESTLVYPIELPKEPPSPRFVPSTASDSDEKLWDPSSYYYSDGSLKIVPGHASTAGTACCRNGGPGAASPPAAIPGQPLHSPTRIHLGPLRGSASNGYIRLALGAEERPACADLAEELRRKLQQRQPLPDSNPEESSV from the exons ATGGGGGGGCCGGAATCGCCCCCTCCGCCGCTCGGAGCCGTCGGTGCAGCGGGAACCCCCCCCCACG GgaccccacggtgtccccaccGCCGCCCCGGTGCCATGGCCGTTGTCACCGTGCTGCTGGCGCTCGTCACCGCTGCCCGCGGCGCTGCTGGCACCCCGGGGGCATCgtggagtgctgtgcccaggaggaCTGTGCCCTACGAGG agctgcaggacactGCCAAGCGTTTCTCCCAGGGCGGGGTCTCTCACTACCTGACGCTGATGCTGGACGAGGCCGAGGCGCTGCTCTACGTGGGTGCCCGCGAGGCCGTGTTCGCCCTGGCCACGGGCACCGTGGAGCTCAAGGCGGCG aTCTCCTGGGAGGCGCCCGTGGAGAAGAAGGCGGAGTGCGTGCAGAAGGGCAAGAACAACCAG ACCGACTGCTTCAACTACGTGCGCTTCCTGCAGAGCTACAACAGCTCCCACCTGTACGCCTGCGGCACCTACGCCTTCCAGCCCAAGTGCACCTACATC GAGCTCTCCGGCTTCACCCTGGACCCAGTGGCATTCGAGGACGGCAAAGGCAAATGTCCCTACGACCCCACCAAGGGCCACACCGGCCTCATTGTGG ACGGGGAGCTCTACTCTGCCACCTTCAACAACTTCCTGGGCACGGAGCCCGTCATCCTGCGCAACCTGGGCCCGCACTACTCCATGAAGACGGAGTATCTGACCTCGTGGCTCAACG AGCCTCACTTCGTGGCGTCGGCCTTCGTGCCCGAGAGCgcgggcagcggcagcggcgACGACGACAAGGTTTACTTCTTCTTCAGCGAGCGCGCCGTGGAGTACGACTGCTACGCCGAGCAGGTGGTGGCACGGGTGGCACGGGTCTGCAAG ggtgacGTGGGCGGCGCGCGGACGCTGCAGAAGAAGTGGACGTCGTTCCTGAAGGCGCGCCTGGTGTGCTCAGCCCccgagcagcagctgcacttcaaCCGCCTGCAGGCCGTGTTCACCCTGCCCGGCGCCCGCTGGCAGGACACCGCCTTCTTTGGTGTCTTCCAGGCCCGCTG GGGTGACGTGGATGTCTCTGCCATCTGCCGCTACCCCATCCTGGAGGTGAAGAAGGCCTTTGAGGGGCCCTACAAGGAGTACCGGGAGCAGGCGCAGAAATGGGGGCGCTACTCGGGCGAGGTGCCCACCCCCCGGCCTGGCGCG TGCATCACGGACTGGCACCGGCAGAACGGCTTTGCCAGCTCGCTGGAGCTGCCCGACAACACGCTCAACTTCGCCAAGAAGCACCCGCTGATGGACGAGCCGGTGCCACCCCAGCGCGGGCGCCCGCTGCTGCTCAAGAGGGATGCCAACTTCACCCAGCTCGTGGTGGACCGCGTGGCAGGGCTGGACGGGGCCACCTACGAGGTGCTCTTCATTGGCACAG GTGACGGCTGGGTGCACAAGGCGCTGGATTTGGGCACCCGCATCCACCtggtggaggagctgcaggtgttCGAGCCCGCGCAGCCCGTGGAGAGCCTGGTACTGGCGGGCACCAAG AAGCTGCTGTTCGCCGGGTCCCGCTTgcaggtggcacagctgcccctggcaGAGTGTGGGCGCTACCAGTCCTGCACCGACTGCGTGCTGGCACGGGACCCCTACTGCGCCTGGAGCCGCAATGGCAGCGCCTGCGTCCGCACCGACGGGCACAACGG GTCCCACCTGGTGCAGGATGTGCTGAGCTCCGACACCGGTGCCTGCTCCATGCCACAGGTGGCCAAGCAAG gCCCCCTGACCCCCAAGAACGTGACGGTGGTGGCGGGCACCGACCTGGTGCTGACGTGCCGCCTGGCCTCCAACCTGGCACGCGCCCTCTGGACCTTCGAGGGCCGGGCGCTGGctgcccagcaggtgctggtgctgggcgAGGCGCGGCTGCGGGCGCTGGTGGTGCCCGGCGCGGGCGCCCAGCACAGCGGCACCTACCGCTGCCTGGCCGAGGAGCAGGGCGCCCGCCTGCCCGCCCAGGAGTACCGGGTGGCCGTGCTGGCCGGCCCGGGGGCACCGCTGGAGACGCGGGCACCGCTGGAGAGCCTGGGCGTGGTGTGGGTGCTGGCCGTGTGCCTGGGcgccctgtgcctgctgctgctgctggccgtGCTGTCGCTGTGGCGCCGGCTGCGCCACGAGCTGGGCAAGGGTGCCAAGGCCATCGAGAGCACCCTGGTGTACCCCATCGAGCTGCCCAAGGAGCCGCCCAGCCCGCGCTTCGTGCCCAGCACCGCCTCCGACTCGGACGAGAAGCTCTGGGACCCGTCCAGTTATTACTACTCGGACGGCTCGCTCAAAATCGTGCCCGGCCACGCCAGCACGGCGGGCACCGCCTGCTGCCGCAACGGCGGCCCCGGCGCCGCCTCGCCGCCCGCCGCCATCCCCGGGCAGCCGCTGCACTCGCCCACCCGCATCCACCTGGGCCCCCTGCGCGGCTCGGCCTCCAACGGCTACATCCGCCTGGCGCTGGGCGCCGAGGAGCGCCCGGCCTGCGCCGACCTGGCCGAGGAGCTGCGGCGCAAGCTGCAGCAGCGCCAGCCCCTGCCCGACTCCAACCCCGAGGAGTCGTCGGTGTGA
- the SEMA4C gene encoding semaphorin-4C isoform X1 → MLPCARAARVTPTPLPRGTDGAPAWPCPLAGTPRCPHRRPGAMAVVTVLLALVTAARGAAGTPGASWSAVPRRTVPYEELQDTAKRFSQGGVSHYLTLMLDEAEALLYVGAREAVFALATGTVELKAAISWEAPVEKKAECVQKGKNNQTDCFNYVRFLQSYNSSHLYACGTYAFQPKCTYIELSGFTLDPVAFEDGKGKCPYDPTKGHTGLIVDGELYSATFNNFLGTEPVILRNLGPHYSMKTEYLTSWLNEPHFVASAFVPESAGSGSGDDDKVYFFFSERAVEYDCYAEQVVARVARVCKGDVGGARTLQKKWTSFLKARLVCSAPEQQLHFNRLQAVFTLPGARWQDTAFFGVFQARWGDVDVSAICRYPILEVKKAFEGPYKEYREQAQKWGRYSGEVPTPRPGACITDWHRQNGFASSLELPDNTLNFAKKHPLMDEPVPPQRGRPLLLKRDANFTQLVVDRVAGLDGATYEVLFIGTGDGWVHKALDLGTRIHLVEELQVFEPAQPVESLVLAGTKKLLFAGSRLQVAQLPLAECGRYQSCTDCVLARDPYCAWSRNGSACVRTDGHNGSHLVQDVLSSDTGACSMPQVAKQGPLTPKNVTVVAGTDLVLTCRLASNLARALWTFEGRALAAQQVLVLGEARLRALVVPGAGAQHSGTYRCLAEEQGARLPAQEYRVAVLAGPGAPLETRAPLESLGVVWVLAVCLGALCLLLLLAVLSLWRRLRHELGKGAKAIESTLVYPIELPKEPPSPRFVPSTASDSDEKLWDPSSYYYSDGSLKIVPGHASTAGTACCRNGGPGAASPPAAIPGQPLHSPTRIHLGPLRGSASNGYIRLALGAEERPACADLAEELRRKLQQRQPLPDSNPEESSV, encoded by the exons ATGCTGCCTTGTGCCCGCGCCGCCCGCGTGACACCAACGCCGCTGCCCCGTGGCACTGACGGGGCCCCGGCGTGGCCGTGTCCCCTCGCAGGgaccccacggtgtccccaccGCCGCCCCGGTGCCATGGCCGTTGTCACCGTGCTGCTGGCGCTCGTCACCGCTGCCCGCGGCGCTGCTGGCACCCCGGGGGCATCgtggagtgctgtgcccaggaggaCTGTGCCCTACGAGG agctgcaggacactGCCAAGCGTTTCTCCCAGGGCGGGGTCTCTCACTACCTGACGCTGATGCTGGACGAGGCCGAGGCGCTGCTCTACGTGGGTGCCCGCGAGGCCGTGTTCGCCCTGGCCACGGGCACCGTGGAGCTCAAGGCGGCG aTCTCCTGGGAGGCGCCCGTGGAGAAGAAGGCGGAGTGCGTGCAGAAGGGCAAGAACAACCAG ACCGACTGCTTCAACTACGTGCGCTTCCTGCAGAGCTACAACAGCTCCCACCTGTACGCCTGCGGCACCTACGCCTTCCAGCCCAAGTGCACCTACATC GAGCTCTCCGGCTTCACCCTGGACCCAGTGGCATTCGAGGACGGCAAAGGCAAATGTCCCTACGACCCCACCAAGGGCCACACCGGCCTCATTGTGG ACGGGGAGCTCTACTCTGCCACCTTCAACAACTTCCTGGGCACGGAGCCCGTCATCCTGCGCAACCTGGGCCCGCACTACTCCATGAAGACGGAGTATCTGACCTCGTGGCTCAACG AGCCTCACTTCGTGGCGTCGGCCTTCGTGCCCGAGAGCgcgggcagcggcagcggcgACGACGACAAGGTTTACTTCTTCTTCAGCGAGCGCGCCGTGGAGTACGACTGCTACGCCGAGCAGGTGGTGGCACGGGTGGCACGGGTCTGCAAG ggtgacGTGGGCGGCGCGCGGACGCTGCAGAAGAAGTGGACGTCGTTCCTGAAGGCGCGCCTGGTGTGCTCAGCCCccgagcagcagctgcacttcaaCCGCCTGCAGGCCGTGTTCACCCTGCCCGGCGCCCGCTGGCAGGACACCGCCTTCTTTGGTGTCTTCCAGGCCCGCTG GGGTGACGTGGATGTCTCTGCCATCTGCCGCTACCCCATCCTGGAGGTGAAGAAGGCCTTTGAGGGGCCCTACAAGGAGTACCGGGAGCAGGCGCAGAAATGGGGGCGCTACTCGGGCGAGGTGCCCACCCCCCGGCCTGGCGCG TGCATCACGGACTGGCACCGGCAGAACGGCTTTGCCAGCTCGCTGGAGCTGCCCGACAACACGCTCAACTTCGCCAAGAAGCACCCGCTGATGGACGAGCCGGTGCCACCCCAGCGCGGGCGCCCGCTGCTGCTCAAGAGGGATGCCAACTTCACCCAGCTCGTGGTGGACCGCGTGGCAGGGCTGGACGGGGCCACCTACGAGGTGCTCTTCATTGGCACAG GTGACGGCTGGGTGCACAAGGCGCTGGATTTGGGCACCCGCATCCACCtggtggaggagctgcaggtgttCGAGCCCGCGCAGCCCGTGGAGAGCCTGGTACTGGCGGGCACCAAG AAGCTGCTGTTCGCCGGGTCCCGCTTgcaggtggcacagctgcccctggcaGAGTGTGGGCGCTACCAGTCCTGCACCGACTGCGTGCTGGCACGGGACCCCTACTGCGCCTGGAGCCGCAATGGCAGCGCCTGCGTCCGCACCGACGGGCACAACGG GTCCCACCTGGTGCAGGATGTGCTGAGCTCCGACACCGGTGCCTGCTCCATGCCACAGGTGGCCAAGCAAG gCCCCCTGACCCCCAAGAACGTGACGGTGGTGGCGGGCACCGACCTGGTGCTGACGTGCCGCCTGGCCTCCAACCTGGCACGCGCCCTCTGGACCTTCGAGGGCCGGGCGCTGGctgcccagcaggtgctggtgctgggcgAGGCGCGGCTGCGGGCGCTGGTGGTGCCCGGCGCGGGCGCCCAGCACAGCGGCACCTACCGCTGCCTGGCCGAGGAGCAGGGCGCCCGCCTGCCCGCCCAGGAGTACCGGGTGGCCGTGCTGGCCGGCCCGGGGGCACCGCTGGAGACGCGGGCACCGCTGGAGAGCCTGGGCGTGGTGTGGGTGCTGGCCGTGTGCCTGGGcgccctgtgcctgctgctgctgctggccgtGCTGTCGCTGTGGCGCCGGCTGCGCCACGAGCTGGGCAAGGGTGCCAAGGCCATCGAGAGCACCCTGGTGTACCCCATCGAGCTGCCCAAGGAGCCGCCCAGCCCGCGCTTCGTGCCCAGCACCGCCTCCGACTCGGACGAGAAGCTCTGGGACCCGTCCAGTTATTACTACTCGGACGGCTCGCTCAAAATCGTGCCCGGCCACGCCAGCACGGCGGGCACCGCCTGCTGCCGCAACGGCGGCCCCGGCGCCGCCTCGCCGCCCGCCGCCATCCCCGGGCAGCCGCTGCACTCGCCCACCCGCATCCACCTGGGCCCCCTGCGCGGCTCGGCCTCCAACGGCTACATCCGCCTGGCGCTGGGCGCCGAGGAGCGCCCGGCCTGCGCCGACCTGGCCGAGGAGCTGCGGCGCAAGCTGCAGCAGCGCCAGCCCCTGCCCGACTCCAACCCCGAGGAGTCGTCGGTGTGA
- the SEMA4C gene encoding semaphorin-4C isoform X3 produces MAVVTVLLALVTAARGAAGTPGASWSAVPRRTVPYEELQDTAKRFSQGGVSHYLTLMLDEAEALLYVGAREAVFALATGTVELKAAISWEAPVEKKAECVQKGKNNQTDCFNYVRFLQSYNSSHLYACGTYAFQPKCTYIELSGFTLDPVAFEDGKGKCPYDPTKGHTGLIVDGELYSATFNNFLGTEPVILRNLGPHYSMKTEYLTSWLNEPHFVASAFVPESAGSGSGDDDKVYFFFSERAVEYDCYAEQVVARVARVCKGDVGGARTLQKKWTSFLKARLVCSAPEQQLHFNRLQAVFTLPGARWQDTAFFGVFQARWGDVDVSAICRYPILEVKKAFEGPYKEYREQAQKWGRYSGEVPTPRPGACITDWHRQNGFASSLELPDNTLNFAKKHPLMDEPVPPQRGRPLLLKRDANFTQLVVDRVAGLDGATYEVLFIGTGDGWVHKALDLGTRIHLVEELQVFEPAQPVESLVLAGTKKLLFAGSRLQVAQLPLAECGRYQSCTDCVLARDPYCAWSRNGSACVRTDGHNGSHLVQDVLSSDTGACSMPQVAKQGPLTPKNVTVVAGTDLVLTCRLASNLARALWTFEGRALAAQQVLVLGEARLRALVVPGAGAQHSGTYRCLAEEQGARLPAQEYRVAVLAGPGAPLETRAPLESLGVVWVLAVCLGALCLLLLLAVLSLWRRLRHELGKGAKAIESTLVYPIELPKEPPSPRFVPSTASDSDEKLWDPSSYYYSDGSLKIVPGHASTAGTACCRNGGPGAASPPAAIPGQPLHSPTRIHLGPLRGSASNGYIRLALGAEERPACADLAEELRRKLQQRQPLPDSNPEESSV; encoded by the exons ATGGCCGTTGTCACCGTGCTGCTGGCGCTCGTCACCGCTGCCCGCGGCGCTGCTGGCACCCCGGGGGCATCgtggagtgctgtgcccaggaggaCTGTGCCCTACGAGG agctgcaggacactGCCAAGCGTTTCTCCCAGGGCGGGGTCTCTCACTACCTGACGCTGATGCTGGACGAGGCCGAGGCGCTGCTCTACGTGGGTGCCCGCGAGGCCGTGTTCGCCCTGGCCACGGGCACCGTGGAGCTCAAGGCGGCG aTCTCCTGGGAGGCGCCCGTGGAGAAGAAGGCGGAGTGCGTGCAGAAGGGCAAGAACAACCAG ACCGACTGCTTCAACTACGTGCGCTTCCTGCAGAGCTACAACAGCTCCCACCTGTACGCCTGCGGCACCTACGCCTTCCAGCCCAAGTGCACCTACATC GAGCTCTCCGGCTTCACCCTGGACCCAGTGGCATTCGAGGACGGCAAAGGCAAATGTCCCTACGACCCCACCAAGGGCCACACCGGCCTCATTGTGG ACGGGGAGCTCTACTCTGCCACCTTCAACAACTTCCTGGGCACGGAGCCCGTCATCCTGCGCAACCTGGGCCCGCACTACTCCATGAAGACGGAGTATCTGACCTCGTGGCTCAACG AGCCTCACTTCGTGGCGTCGGCCTTCGTGCCCGAGAGCgcgggcagcggcagcggcgACGACGACAAGGTTTACTTCTTCTTCAGCGAGCGCGCCGTGGAGTACGACTGCTACGCCGAGCAGGTGGTGGCACGGGTGGCACGGGTCTGCAAG ggtgacGTGGGCGGCGCGCGGACGCTGCAGAAGAAGTGGACGTCGTTCCTGAAGGCGCGCCTGGTGTGCTCAGCCCccgagcagcagctgcacttcaaCCGCCTGCAGGCCGTGTTCACCCTGCCCGGCGCCCGCTGGCAGGACACCGCCTTCTTTGGTGTCTTCCAGGCCCGCTG GGGTGACGTGGATGTCTCTGCCATCTGCCGCTACCCCATCCTGGAGGTGAAGAAGGCCTTTGAGGGGCCCTACAAGGAGTACCGGGAGCAGGCGCAGAAATGGGGGCGCTACTCGGGCGAGGTGCCCACCCCCCGGCCTGGCGCG TGCATCACGGACTGGCACCGGCAGAACGGCTTTGCCAGCTCGCTGGAGCTGCCCGACAACACGCTCAACTTCGCCAAGAAGCACCCGCTGATGGACGAGCCGGTGCCACCCCAGCGCGGGCGCCCGCTGCTGCTCAAGAGGGATGCCAACTTCACCCAGCTCGTGGTGGACCGCGTGGCAGGGCTGGACGGGGCCACCTACGAGGTGCTCTTCATTGGCACAG GTGACGGCTGGGTGCACAAGGCGCTGGATTTGGGCACCCGCATCCACCtggtggaggagctgcaggtgttCGAGCCCGCGCAGCCCGTGGAGAGCCTGGTACTGGCGGGCACCAAG AAGCTGCTGTTCGCCGGGTCCCGCTTgcaggtggcacagctgcccctggcaGAGTGTGGGCGCTACCAGTCCTGCACCGACTGCGTGCTGGCACGGGACCCCTACTGCGCCTGGAGCCGCAATGGCAGCGCCTGCGTCCGCACCGACGGGCACAACGG GTCCCACCTGGTGCAGGATGTGCTGAGCTCCGACACCGGTGCCTGCTCCATGCCACAGGTGGCCAAGCAAG gCCCCCTGACCCCCAAGAACGTGACGGTGGTGGCGGGCACCGACCTGGTGCTGACGTGCCGCCTGGCCTCCAACCTGGCACGCGCCCTCTGGACCTTCGAGGGCCGGGCGCTGGctgcccagcaggtgctggtgctgggcgAGGCGCGGCTGCGGGCGCTGGTGGTGCCCGGCGCGGGCGCCCAGCACAGCGGCACCTACCGCTGCCTGGCCGAGGAGCAGGGCGCCCGCCTGCCCGCCCAGGAGTACCGGGTGGCCGTGCTGGCCGGCCCGGGGGCACCGCTGGAGACGCGGGCACCGCTGGAGAGCCTGGGCGTGGTGTGGGTGCTGGCCGTGTGCCTGGGcgccctgtgcctgctgctgctgctggccgtGCTGTCGCTGTGGCGCCGGCTGCGCCACGAGCTGGGCAAGGGTGCCAAGGCCATCGAGAGCACCCTGGTGTACCCCATCGAGCTGCCCAAGGAGCCGCCCAGCCCGCGCTTCGTGCCCAGCACCGCCTCCGACTCGGACGAGAAGCTCTGGGACCCGTCCAGTTATTACTACTCGGACGGCTCGCTCAAAATCGTGCCCGGCCACGCCAGCACGGCGGGCACCGCCTGCTGCCGCAACGGCGGCCCCGGCGCCGCCTCGCCGCCCGCCGCCATCCCCGGGCAGCCGCTGCACTCGCCCACCCGCATCCACCTGGGCCCCCTGCGCGGCTCGGCCTCCAACGGCTACATCCGCCTGGCGCTGGGCGCCGAGGAGCGCCCGGCCTGCGCCGACCTGGCCGAGGAGCTGCGGCGCAAGCTGCAGCAGCGCCAGCCCCTGCCCGACTCCAACCCCGAGGAGTCGTCGGTGTGA
- the ANKRD39 gene encoding ankyrin repeat domain-containing protein 39 isoform X1, whose translation MSFDSFRPSSALSASLRPFPPPFGSLRPGPQRRRCHGRWSRFAARSVLPGPGCDALSMLPGPPGRAQRAPEPVRDGLREGDLGGGAGRGRGAGAAAAGAARGPRGARPGGHYASRNGHLGVCRLLLERGAPCDARTPGGATPLHRACYCGHRAVTELLLAHGADPAATDGDGRTGLHKAAEQGHRELCALLLRQRPALAALRDARGRSPRDGAHPAVWDLLDT comes from the exons ATGTCATTCGACTCCTTCCGCCCTTCCTCGGCCCTTTCCGCCTCTCTTCGGCCCTTTCCGCCTCCCTTCGGCTCTCTCCGCCCCGGCCCTCAGCGCCGCCGGTGCCATGGCCGGTGGTCGCGGTTCGCCGCCCGCTCCGTGCTGCCCGGGCCGGGCTGCGATGCCCTCTCCATGCTGCCAGGGCCGCCTGGCCGTGCCCAGCGTGCACCAGAGCCTGTCCGAGATGGACTTCGAGAGGG GGATCTGGGCGGCGGCGCGGGACGGGGACGAGGCGcgggtgctgcagctgctggagcggCGAGGGGACCCCGCGGAGCCCGACCTGGCGGG CACTATGCCAGCCGGAACGGGCACCTCGGCGTGTGCCGGCTGCTGCTGGAGCGCGGCGCCCCGTGCGATGCCCGCACCCCCGGCGGTGCCACCCCGCTGCACCGCGCCTGCTACTGCGGGCACCGCGCCGTCAccgagctgctgctggcacacgGAGCCGACCCCGCCGCCACCGACGGCGACGGCAGAACCGGCCTGCACAAG GCCGCCGAGCAGGGGCACCGCgagctctgtgccctcctcCTGCGCCAGCGCCCGGCCCTCGCTGCCCTCCGCGATGCCAGGGGCCGCAGCCCGCGGGACGGGGCGCACCCGGCCGTGTGGGACCTGCTggacacctga
- the ANKRD39 gene encoding ankyrin repeat domain-containing protein 39 isoform X2: MAGGRGSPPAPCCPGRAAMPSPCCQGRLAVPSVHQSLSEMDFERGIWAAARDGDEARVLQLLERRGDPAEPDLAGYTALHYASRNGHLGVCRLLLERGAPCDARTPGGATPLHRACYCGHRAVTELLLAHGADPAATDGDGRTGLHKAAEQGHRELCALLLRQRPALAALRDARGRSPRDGAHPAVWDLLDT, from the exons ATGGCCGGTGGTCGCGGTTCGCCGCCCGCTCCGTGCTGCCCGGGCCGGGCTGCGATGCCCTCTCCATGCTGCCAGGGCCGCCTGGCCGTGCCCAGCGTGCACCAGAGCCTGTCCGAGATGGACTTCGAGAGGG GGATCTGGGCGGCGGCGCGGGACGGGGACGAGGCGcgggtgctgcagctgctggagcggCGAGGGGACCCCGCGGAGCCCGACCTGGCGGGGTACACGGCACTG CACTATGCCAGCCGGAACGGGCACCTCGGCGTGTGCCGGCTGCTGCTGGAGCGCGGCGCCCCGTGCGATGCCCGCACCCCCGGCGGTGCCACCCCGCTGCACCGCGCCTGCTACTGCGGGCACCGCGCCGTCAccgagctgctgctggcacacgGAGCCGACCCCGCCGCCACCGACGGCGACGGCAGAACCGGCCTGCACAAG GCCGCCGAGCAGGGGCACCGCgagctctgtgccctcctcCTGCGCCAGCGCCCGGCCCTCGCTGCCCTCCGCGATGCCAGGGGCCGCAGCCCGCGGGACGGGGCGCACCCGGCCGTGTGGGACCTGCTggacacctga